One window of Patescibacteria group bacterium genomic DNA carries:
- the hisS gene encoding histidine--tRNA ligase, with translation MPHRKNNRNNNQRRDPFHKEELKQRGLSEKFVRLRGMKDIIFDENKYWDLVIKKASDLAEIYGFKKIQTPILEGLELYRKSTGETSDIVSKEMYSFVDKNGEKVALRPEITPSLVRAYIENGMLNMPHPVKMYSYGPIFRHEKPQAGRYRQSHQFDMEIFGEASPVADFLLMLIAYNLFSELQIDIELQVNNIGCKQCRGEYIKKLSAYYKERGNRSHLCNDCKRRLERNPLRLLDCKEANCIALKEGAPPIVDFLCEDCKKKFTRVLEYLDEMNIPYNLNLSLVRGLDYYTGTVFEITVREEGEKNPNGQLSLGGGGRYDTLVEFFGGRPTPTCGFAIGIERTVARIKTGGIPLEKDDKNIIFIAQLGDVARRKAMVLFEELRKAGLKVKQAFTRDSLKDQLEEANALGAKLTLILGQKEMNDKTIMVRDMESGNQEVVDYKKVKAEVEKRINTI, from the coding sequence ATGCCTCATAGAAAAAATAACCGGAATAATAATCAACGCCGGGACCCTTTTCACAAAGAGGAATTGAAGCAGCGGGGTCTTTCGGAAAAATTCGTCCGCTTAAGGGGGATGAAGGATATTATTTTTGACGAAAATAAATATTGGGATCTGGTGATCAAGAAAGCTTCCGATCTGGCGGAGATTTACGGCTTTAAGAAAATCCAGACTCCGATTCTGGAAGGCTTGGAGCTTTACCGCAAATCTACCGGCGAAACCAGCGATATCGTTTCCAAGGAGATGTATTCTTTTGTCGATAAAAACGGCGAAAAAGTCGCCTTGCGGCCGGAAATTACCCCCAGCCTGGTCCGGGCTTATATTGAGAACGGCATGTTGAATATGCCTCATCCGGTGAAGATGTATTCTTATGGCCCGATCTTCCGCCATGAAAAACCGCAAGCCGGCCGTTATCGCCAGTCGCACCAATTTGATATGGAAATTTTCGGCGAAGCCAGCCCGGTGGCGGATTTTCTCCTGATGCTGATCGCTTACAATCTTTTCAGCGAATTGCAGATCGACATCGAATTGCAGGTGAATAATATCGGCTGCAAGCAATGCCGCGGCGAATATATCAAAAAACTGTCCGCTTATTATAAAGAAAGGGGCAATCGTTCGCACTTATGCAATGATTGCAAACGCCGCTTGGAAAGAAATCCTTTGCGCTTATTGGATTGCAAGGAAGCGAATTGCATCGCTTTGAAAGAAGGCGCGCCGCCGATCGTTGATTTCCTCTGTGAGGATTGCAAAAAGAAATTCACCCGCGTTTTGGAATATCTTGATGAAATGAACATTCCTTATAATTTGAATTTGAGCTTGGTCCGCGGTTTGGATTATTATACCGGTACGGTTTTCGAGATCACCGTCCGGGAAGAAGGGGAAAAAAATCCGAACGGACAATTGTCTTTGGGCGGCGGCGGACGCTATGATACTTTGGTGGAATTCTTCGGGGGTCGCCCCACGCCGACTTGCGGTTTTGCCATCGGCATTGAACGAACGGTGGCCAGAATCAAAACCGGCGGTATTCCTTTGGAAAAAGACGACAAGAATATTATTTTTATCGCGCAATTGGGCGATGTGGCCAGAAGAAAGGCCATGGTGCTGTTCGAAGAACTGCGCAAAGCCGGCTTGAAAGTCAAACAGGCTTTTACCCGCGACAGCCTGAAAGATCAATTGGAAGAAGCCAACGCGCTGGGCGCCAAACTGACTTTGATCCTCGGGCAGAAAGAAATGAACGACAAGACGATCATGGTCCGCGATATGGAATCGGGCAATCAGGAAGTGGTTGATTATAAAAAAGTAAAGGCCGAAGTGGAGAAGCGGATAAATACCATTTAA